The DNA window CCGCGCTGTACCAGAAGGGCTACCGCTCCCTGCTGCGGCTCGGGACGTCGAGCGCGGGGACGGCGAAGCCTGCCGAGAACCCGGCCTACCTGCTGATCGAGGACCACGAGCGGCTCTGGTCGGAGATGGCGCGCGTTCAGACGCCCCCTGAGGGGGGGGCGCCGCTGCGCTTTCCCGACCTCGTGCGGGTCGTGCGTGGCAGCCACGCGGCGTACGAGGCGCTGGCGCATTTCCCCAGCGCCGTGGTCGGTGAGCTGAAGGGGCTCCCCGAGCGCGTGATCGGTCTGGATCAGTCACCGCAGCTCCGGGATCGCGAGCGCCAGCGCGACTTCCTGCTCGACGAGGTGCGGGTCCGGGCGCTGGTCCGCGCTTACGCTTACCTGCTCGGACGCGCCATCAACCGGCCAGGTCAGGACGTGTACCTCCAGTACCGGCTCACCCACCCGGCGAAGTTCGACGAGCGTGCGCGCGCCATTCTGGAGGAAGAGATCCGCCAGGGCCTCCTGCTCAGCATCCCGGAGGGGATTCCCGCCGAGGAGGTGAGCGTCTCGATGAGCGCCAGCGAGCCCGAGGCCTTCGCGGCCGAGGTCTGCCCCGAGCTGGCCGCCCACCCGGCGCTCGAGCCGCTGATCGAGCGCTTCGGCGAGCTGCGGTTCGCCGTATTCGACTTCGGCGGTGGCACACTGGACATCGCCTGCGGTCGCTTCCGCCCCGCCACGTCCGAGGAGCAGGAGCAGCACGGCACCTCCACGGTGATCGAGACCTTGCAGACGGGGGGAGACGATCATCTCGGCGGCGACTACCTGACCCATGAGTTGACGTGGCTCTCGCATCAGAGCGACGTCGCGCTGCGGGAGATGGAGCAGAAGGAGGTGCCGATGATGCGGCCCCAGACCGTCCCGCCCAACAACCTGGCCAACAAGCCGCACCTGTACAAGCGGAGCCTCGCCGCGCGGCAGAACCGCTACCGCTTCGAGCGAGAGCTGAACCTCGAACAGGTGAAGTTCGGCCCCGACATGGCCCCGAGCAAGGCGCCCGGCCTCGTCGCGGCGAGGCTCGACGGCAGCGAGGTCGCGGTGGAGTCGTTCGGCGGCGCGCTGGAGCCGCTCACGGCGGAGCTGCGCGACCACCTGCGCGCCCGGATTCGCGAGGGCGTGAAGCTCATGAAGAACATGCTGGCCATCGCCCCGTTCGGCGCGGTGGACGGGGGGTCATCGGGGCGTGGTGACTTCCTCGATCAGGGCGTGGTGATCCTGCTCGCCGGCAACTCGTCGCGCAGCCGCTACGTGGAGCGCGCGCTCGCCGACGAGCTGGGGATCGCCGACCTCAAGGTGTGGCGGCCCGAGTCGAACGAGCCGTTCTCCCAGGTGGTGCTCTACGAGACGCAGCCACGTACGGAGCGAGGGGTGTCCATCGTGGGCGTGACGCCGAAGACGGCGGTCTCTCTGGGCGCCCTTAAGATCGCCAACCACGAGGTGCTGCTGGTGCGGCGGAGCCAGGGTTTCAGTTACTTCCTCGGCGATCTGCGAGGGTTTCCGCCCAAGTTCAAGGCCATCGTGCCGATGGGGACGAAGGTCAGCGATCCCTCGGTGCTGGGAGAGCACTACATCGATTTCGGACGCTGGGACGCGAAGACCCCGCTGCGGGCGGCGAAGGAGTACGAGCCGAACCGGATGACGTCCAGCGATCCGAGGTTGCTCATGGTCCCCACGGGGCTCCCTCCGGGCGCGGTGGGCCGGCTCTACGTGTGCGTGGCATCGCCCGACGAGGTGGTGCTGCACCTGGAGCGCGAGGGGCAGGAGCCCGCGCGCAGCCTGGTGAGCCTCGCGAAGCTGACGCGGTGAGGGGGACCTGAGCGACCAGCGACGCGGGTGACCACCGGGTAGCGCGATGTCGCAGGTCTGCTCGGCGGGAAGATTTCGTGCTAACTCCCGATCGCGTGACGTGTACCTTGGTAAACCAAGGTTCAGTAGGGTTCGGAGGACTACACGGATGAAGCTCCTGGGACTGAAGCTGGGCTCCCTCGCGTTGCTGCTCGTCTCGACGGGGGTCGGGTGCGGCAGGGGGTACAGCGCCTTCTGCGAGGAAATGATGGACTGCCAGCGCGGGAATGACGCGGACATCGAGGCCTGCATCATCGAGCTGGAGCGGCAGGAGGAGATCGCATCCATCTATGGCTGCGACGATGACTGGGACCGAGCTTTCACCTGCGTGGAAGAAGAGTCCCACTGCCGAGCACGTGTCTACACGCACGACGCTCGCTGCAACCGAGACCTGACGGACGTGAACCTGTGCGTGAACTGAAGCGCGGAGAGACGGTGATGAACAAGCTCAAGGCACTGCTTCTCATGACCATGCTGGGCACGCTCCCGGCAGCCTGTGGTGGGGCCGCTGCGTCTTACTGCGATCTCGTCTGCGACTGTTCGGGCTGCAACGACAACCAGTACGACGAGTGTCTCACGAACACGCAGGCCGCGCTCGACAAGGCCGCGATCTACGACTGTGGCGACGAGTGGGACGATCTCGAAGAGTGTGTCTTCGACGAGTACTCCTGCCGTCGAGGCGATTTCTCTCTGGCGGTCTGCTTTCGGGAGCTTGCCGAGGCCGAGGTCTGTGTCCACGATCGCTCGGACGGTATGGCAAGGCTCTTCTCGGAGTACCCGATCGGCTTCTGATTTGCTTCTCGTCGATCGCGCGGCCGCTTGCCAGAGGCGCGAGGCGGTGACTAGACTGCCCCCCATGGCGGTCCAGTCGTCCGGTGAGTTCGAGATCATCATGAACAACATCGTCATGAGGCTCGATCGCCGTCTGAGCGAGCAACCGAACAACACGTTGCTGGTCCGATCCAAGGGCGTGATGACCGAGTCCATCCAGTGGGCCAGGCAGGGGAAGAAGATCACGCCCGCGCAGCTCAAGTCGTTCACGGATGCGTGCGATCAGATCCGGGACAGCTTCCGCTCCGACACGCCTCTCAGCGACAAGCTCTTCGACCTGCTCGATTTTCTGGAGTACCGCCTGGGCTGAAGTCGGCTCCGTCGCCTCGTTCCCGGTGACGGCGCGGTTCGACTGAATCGCTCCGGCTCGGCAGTCCGGGACGGTGTACTTGGGTCTTCCCGCTTCGGCGTCTCGCGCGTTACCGTGCCCGCGAGGTAAGCCGGCATGTGGAGCCCCGAGAGCCGCAAGCAGAAGGCCGCAGAACTGCGGGCCATCGCTGACAAGATTCTCCGCTATCGCCAGCTCTGCGACAGGTTCGCGAGCTATTTCCCCCCCGAGAGTGACAACGGTCGTCTGCTGCAGCAGCTGCGCGGCAAGCTGGAAAACCTCCGCGGGCGAGCACTCGACCGGGAGAAGCGGCTCGCGAAGGGTGTGGTGAAGATCGGGGTCGTGGGGCTGGAGAAGCAGGGCAAGAGCGCCTTCCTCTCCGCCTGGCTGAAGAGCGAGAAGCTCCTGCCCAGCGAGGCCGAGCGCTGCACCTGGAGCACGACGGTCGTCGAGCCGGGCGAAGAAGGCGAGTTCTCGGCAATCGTCACGTACTACCCCGAGGACGAGTTCAAGGCGCGCATCCAGAGCTACTTCGATGCGCTGGAGCCAGGGAGTGTGGAGCGCTGGCAGGGGCTCTCTCAGGCCGAGATCCAGCGGCTGAAGGGGGCCTTCCGCGAGCGTGAGGGCTACGACGTCGACGATCCGGATCGCGCCGGGCGCCGCGAGCAGGCCGCCCTCTCGGAGCTGACCGAGATCGCCGCCACGCTGGGAGAGATCAAGGCGCGGCTGAACCGCGCGCCGACCAAGATCACTGCATCGACCATCGACGAGCTGGCGGAGCAGATCCGGCCGTACATCGCGCTGAAGGACACGCGGAATGGCAACCGGCCCTATCCCGGCGTGCGCGCGGTGAAGCTGGTGACGGTGACCATCCCGGTGGAAGGCGCGATGCCCGGGGTGGTCCTGATGGATCTGCCGGGCATCGACGCCCCGAGCGACAAGGCACGCCGTGACACGGAGGAGGCGCTGACCCACGAGGTGGACGTGACCATCTTCGTGAAGGACGTGACGCGCCCTTCGCTGGTGCGCACCGAGCTGGATCTCCTGCGCACTGCCCAGTCCGCCGACCGGAGCATCTCGCTCAAGGACCGGATGTTCGTCGTGCTCACCAAGGTGGATCTGTTCGATCACCCCGATGAGAATGGCAACTGGCACTGGGCGCTGGCGGCCCGAAACTTCAAGGAGCAGGGGGTCGACCGCGTGTTCCCCTACTCGAAGGTATGGGTCCACCAGGGCGTGAGCGCAGAGCACCCGGTGGCGCGCCAGGTGATGGACTTCTTCAGCGCGACGCGGCCCGTGAACGGACTGGATCAGCTCAAGGCGGCCATCGAGCGCTACCTGTCCAGCGACGTCGAGGCGCTGGATCGCAAGGTGATGGGTCAGGTCGCGACCGAGTTCAGCGAGATGGAGGCGCAGCTCCGTGGCGCGCTGGTGAGCGTGAAGGACGGCCTCAGCGATCGGGAGTTCGAGCGGCGCTCGGAGCAGACCTTCGATCAGCTCTGGGAGCACGTCCAGGCCGGTGAAGACCCGGTGGGCCTGCTGCCGGAGATCCGACAGCGCCTGAGCGCCTTCATGGATCACGAGATGAGCGAGCCCGAGCGACTCGCCCGCGCCGCGCGCGCGGATGCGCGCATCCAGCAGATCCGCGAGGACCTGTTGCGGCGGCTGACGCCCGCGGAGGCCGAGGCGAAGCGGCGGCAGATGCCGAGTCCGGGCCTGATGAACGAGACCGCCGTCGAGATCGAGATGCGCAAGCAGATGCGCGAGCGCGTGGCCGCCAGGATCGCCGGCCTGGGCGAGGACTTCCGGAACACCGCGCGCGAGAGCGTCGAGAAGATGCTGCGCGAGATGTTCGTGAGCTCGTCCTACGACAGCGGGCGCCTGGATGTGCTCCTGCCCTCGGGGAACCTGCTGATCTCGCGCATCGACGCGCTGGGTCGGGCCGGGCACGTGTCCGAGAGCGTGGTGCGCTACCAGAACAACGAGATGGCGAAGGCCGATGTGGCCTTCGAGGTGCTGTCTCGCTACTTCGCCCGGCAAATCGTGGACATCCTCGATGCCACCGACGCCGGAGACCGGGATCTGCGCGAGCGGGAGATGCGCGGTCTGGAGCAGTTCTTCGGGATGACCATCGCCGACAAGGCGCAAGGCAGCGGCTCCGCGGTGGCGACGGCCCAGAGCAACGCGGCAGCGGCACCAGGCGCTGCTGGCAACCCGGGCATGCTGGGGCAAGTGAAAGCGAAGCTCGGATTCGGCGAGGAGAAGCAGGAGGCCCAGGGCTTCGGCTTCCCGACCGGCGGTCCGGCCATCGCGACTCCGAGGCCCGCGGCACCTGGCCAGGCGACCGCTGCCCCCAGCGCGCCCGGCGTGTCCGCCGCGCCTCCGCTCGCCGCCCCCGTGAATCCGGCAGCAGCACTGCGCGACTGGTCCAAGATGCTCGCTCGGGTGCGGGTCGACGTGGAGCGGATCTGCGACTTCCTGGAAGCGCTCGCGAAGCACCCCCGAGGGCTCCAGAAGTACCACGAGGAGGCTGTGCGCACCGTGCATGACTCGTGGCTGGACCGCGAGGGGGAGCAGTCCCTGCGGCGCTGGGTGCGGAGCGAGTGCACGCGGATCTGGCCGCACCGCTTCGCCGCCCTCGAAGCAGAGAAGGAGCGCGCCCGCGCCGACATCGACGCCCTCGAGGAGCTGTTCGGCGGCGCGCGCCTCGGCGCCTCCCCTGTCGCTCAGACCCAGGGCGTGCCCGCCCACGCGGGAGCATGACGCGTGACGTCGCCGCTCTCCTCGTCCGCCTACGAGCTGACCGCCCTCGCCAGCTATGTGCGGTTCTATCTGGCGGTGAGCCAGAAGATCCTCGCCGCATGGCGAAAGCTCGGCGACGCGCGCGCGGCCATGCAGGTCGCACTGGCACCCTTTGGCGAGCCGCTGTCACCCCTCGAGAGTCAGGCCCTCGCCGAAGCGGCAGAAGCTCCTCCTGACGCCTCTTCCTCGGACGCGCTCCCGGGGACCGAGGGCGCCCCCCTCCCGTACGCACCGGCTGCGCTGGGAGAGCTGTGGCAACCCGAAGACCCCGAGCGCCTGACGGGCCTGACCGACATCTACGAGGTCGTGGGCAGGTTCAGCTTTCAGGGCGTCGACAACGAGAACCTGTCGCGGGTGCAGTCGCTCGTCTCTGCCGCCCGCAACGAGATCGTCCTTCTGCGCGCCCGGCTCGCCGACCTGGCGAGGCTGCCCGAGCTGTCCCAGACCACTGCGACCCGCCTCGGCGAGGCCGAAGCGAGCGCCTCCGAAGCGGCGCAGCGCGAGCGCCTCACCACCTTCGGCCCGCTCGCCGAGATGGTCGTCCTGCGTGCGCGTCAGACCAGCGAAGCCGTGCGCGCCGTCCACTTGCCCGATCTGGGCCACGCCGAGAGCGCCGCCGAGGACTACCGCCGCTACGTCGCGAAGGTCGATCAGGTCTACCAGACCTGCCTCCCCTTCCTCCGCAAGGCCATCGAGGTGCTCTACGAGTTCGTGAGCGCCGAGGTGCCCTCTTCCTGGCCCGAGCGTCTGCCCCTCGTCCCCGAGATCCCCGCCGAGCTTCTTTCTCTCCCCCCCGCCGACGCCCCCGAGCTGGGTCAAGCCGAGGCGCTGCTGCGCTCCCTGGCGGAAGAAGAGCGGGCCCTCGGCCGCGCTCAGACCGAAATCGCCGCCGTCCTGACCCGCGTGGAAGCCGAGATCGCCGCCGCCCTGTCGCGCGACGTGGACACCGAAGCCGAGATCCAGGTGGCCGCCACCGCCCTCGACCACACCGTCGCCGAGGAACAAGCCGCCGCCCTGGAAGGTGCCATCGCCGGCTACGAGCGCCAGAAGGCCGATCGCGTCCACAGCAGCGGCGAGGTGTGGCAACGCCACCGCCGTGTGGAGGCGTCGATCACGACCCTCGAAGAAGAGCTGAAAGGCCGCGCCCAGGAGATCAACGAGGTGCAGGAAGACCTGACCTCGACCCAGAAGAGCGAGCCCGTGCTCTTCGGCAAGGACGAGTGGCGCGCCCGCGTGGCCTCCCTGGAAGCCCGCGTCGCAGAGCTGCGCGGCATCTACAGCCAGCGTCAGAGCATGCTGAACCAGCTCAAGATCGATCTGTCCGCCATCTCGGTGCAGGTGCAGACCGAGAGCGCGCAGATGGCCCTCGTCGAGCGGACCCTCTCCGACGTGCGCGCCAAGCTGGAAGCCCAGCAAGCCACCCTCGCCGAACTCGCCGCCCGCCTGGGCGCCGCCCGTCCCCCTCGCGGCACGACCCCCGTCGACGCCCAGCGCGCCCTCGAAGAGCGGAAGCAGGTGCGCCGCGACCTCGCCGAGCGCGTGGAGCGTCTGCGCGGCGAGAGCCGCCGCCAGAAAGAAGAGAACGTCCGCCTTCTGACCCGCCTCAAGCAGATCGAGCAGGAGCGACAGCACGCCCAAGCCCGTCTGCAGAGCGCTCAGGTCGCCGCGACCCAGGGCCGAGAAGCCGCGC is part of the Chondromyces crocatus genome and encodes:
- a CDS encoding dynamin family protein, yielding MWSPESRKQKAAELRAIADKILRYRQLCDRFASYFPPESDNGRLLQQLRGKLENLRGRALDREKRLAKGVVKIGVVGLEKQGKSAFLSAWLKSEKLLPSEAERCTWSTTVVEPGEEGEFSAIVTYYPEDEFKARIQSYFDALEPGSVERWQGLSQAEIQRLKGAFREREGYDVDDPDRAGRREQAALSELTEIAATLGEIKARLNRAPTKITASTIDELAEQIRPYIALKDTRNGNRPYPGVRAVKLVTVTIPVEGAMPGVVLMDLPGIDAPSDKARRDTEEALTHEVDVTIFVKDVTRPSLVRTELDLLRTAQSADRSISLKDRMFVVLTKVDLFDHPDENGNWHWALAARNFKEQGVDRVFPYSKVWVHQGVSAEHPVARQVMDFFSATRPVNGLDQLKAAIERYLSSDVEALDRKVMGQVATEFSEMEAQLRGALVSVKDGLSDREFERRSEQTFDQLWEHVQAGEDPVGLLPEIRQRLSAFMDHEMSEPERLARAARADARIQQIREDLLRRLTPAEAEAKRRQMPSPGLMNETAVEIEMRKQMRERVAARIAGLGEDFRNTARESVEKMLREMFVSSSYDSGRLDVLLPSGNLLISRIDALGRAGHVSESVVRYQNNEMAKADVAFEVLSRYFARQIVDILDATDAGDRDLREREMRGLEQFFGMTIADKAQGSGSAVATAQSNAAAAPGAAGNPGMLGQVKAKLGFGEEKQEAQGFGFPTGGPAIATPRPAAPGQATAAPSAPGVSAAPPLAAPVNPAAALRDWSKMLARVRVDVERICDFLEALAKHPRGLQKYHEEAVRTVHDSWLDREGEQSLRRWVRSECTRIWPHRFAALEAEKERARADIDALEELFGGARLGASPVAQTQGVPAHAGA